From the Ferroacidibacillus organovorans genome, the window CCAAGCAAGTGCAGGGTGACGATGCCGTCATTCACATCAACCAATTCCACATCACCACCATCAGACTGCAGTGCCGGACGCAGATGATCAATGACTGCCTCTACACGTTCAAACATTCCGCATCCTCCTTCACTTACAAAAAGTATATCACATGTACATCACGATGTGCACCGCTACCGCGAAAAAGGCTCACTTATCCAACATCTTTTGCAGCCCGTTCTTCTGCCGTGCCTGTGGGATGCAACAAAACGCGCGCAACATCGTCGAGCGACCCCTCTTGCGGGTCGAGAAAAACCACTAAAAACCGCTCATCCTCAACGACAGGACGCTTCGCGACTTCCAATTGGGCAAGTGGCAGCAGATA encodes:
- a CDS encoding NifU family protein, encoding MFERVEAVIDHLRPALQSDGGDVELVDVNDGIVTLHLLGACSGCPMSTMTLKMGIERAIKQSVPEILEVIAV